A genomic window from Arthrobacter sp. FW305-BF8 includes:
- a CDS encoding S1C family serine protease translates to MSTAAANEPDPVDDGAALDSYSTTVISVAKTVTPHVAAIEMTGNRRNGRFRVGAGSAVLFTEDGYLLTNAHVVAGTQKGRAVFADGSGTDLEVVGADPLSDLAVVRGRAPHVAPAEFGDAESLQVGQLVIAVGNPLGLSGSVTAGVVSGLGRAIPVWAGRNRRVIEDVIQTDAALNAGSSGGALADSRSRIVGINTAVAGAGLGLAVPINRTSRRIISALLSDGRVRRAYLGVVSTPIRLGASEVVRTGQRDGLRVVEVLSGSPAEQAGLKTGDVLLRVGSRAVSNAESLQKLLFAEAIGVPMNIAVLRDGHLTDVAAVPGEMADWG, encoded by the coding sequence ATGTCCACGGCGGCTGCAAACGAACCAGATCCCGTCGACGACGGCGCGGCCCTGGACTCTTACTCAACCACGGTCATCAGCGTGGCCAAGACCGTCACGCCCCATGTGGCCGCCATCGAGATGACGGGGAACCGCCGCAACGGACGGTTCCGGGTCGGCGCCGGGTCCGCGGTCCTGTTCACCGAGGACGGCTACCTGCTGACCAACGCCCACGTGGTGGCCGGCACCCAGAAGGGCCGCGCCGTCTTCGCTGACGGCTCCGGCACGGACCTTGAAGTGGTGGGCGCGGATCCGTTGTCCGATCTTGCAGTGGTCCGGGGCCGCGCCCCGCATGTCGCTCCTGCGGAGTTCGGGGACGCCGAGTCACTGCAGGTGGGGCAGCTGGTGATTGCCGTCGGAAACCCGCTGGGACTCTCGGGCTCGGTGACGGCAGGTGTGGTCAGCGGACTGGGACGCGCCATCCCTGTCTGGGCCGGACGCAACCGCAGGGTCATTGAGGATGTTATCCAGACCGACGCCGCCTTGAATGCCGGCAGTTCCGGCGGGGCACTGGCGGACTCCCGAAGCCGGATCGTGGGAATCAACACAGCGGTGGCGGGTGCCGGGCTGGGGCTGGCTGTTCCCATCAACAGGACATCGCGCCGGATCATTTCCGCGCTCCTGTCGGACGGCCGGGTCCGGCGCGCCTATCTCGGGGTGGTCAGCACCCCGATCCGCCTGGGCGCCAGCGAAGTGGTCCGCACAGGGCAGCGGGACGGGCTGCGCGTCGTGGAGGTGCTCTCCGGTTCCCCGGCGGAGCAGGCAGGTCTAAAGACCGGCGATGTGCTGCTGCGGGTAGGCTCCCGCGCCGTCAGCAATGCCGAGAGCCTTCAGAAACTCCTCTTCGCCGAGGCCATCGGCGTCCCGATGAACATAGCCGTGCTTCGTGACGGCCACTTAACCGACGTCGCGGCCGTCCCCGGCGAGATGGCGGACTGGGGATAG
- a CDS encoding MFS transporter, which produces MSDASQTTAPTRLQRQVLAVAIVASFMAILDSFVVSLALPAIGRELGGGLRVQQWVVDAYLLTLGALILAAGSLSDHFGRARVLQWGLGGFALTSVLCGAAWTGEMLVVSRGLQGVAGALLVPSSLALIVSHFDSGAQGAAIGKWSAWTSAAAIVAPLIGGVSVDLLSWRVIFFVNVLPAAVIWPVLARLRKADAVPGPAGSIDVAGALLAVIALGGPVYALIEQGTAGWGSPQVWLPLAAGLAATVLFLIHESRTAAPLLPLGMFTVRNFGWGNIATAAIYGGFSLGFFVLGIYIQQVGGMKATTAGLALLPSTVILMLLASFFGGLAGKYGPRWFMTAGPVLCAAGFLLTLSVGGPLNYWTQVLPGQVVFGLGLSMTVAPLTAAILGSVLEKQAGVGSAVNNAVSRIAGLVCIAFAGFIVGPDLTTPGLHRALLATAALLLLGAACSAVGIRNPVPASRR; this is translated from the coding sequence ATGAGCGATGCCAGCCAGACCACCGCGCCCACGCGCCTGCAGCGGCAGGTGCTGGCTGTCGCGATCGTGGCGTCTTTCATGGCGATCCTCGACAGCTTCGTGGTCAGCCTGGCGCTGCCCGCCATCGGCAGGGAACTCGGCGGCGGCCTCCGCGTCCAGCAGTGGGTAGTGGATGCCTACCTCCTGACGCTCGGGGCGCTCATTCTGGCGGCCGGCTCGCTCTCGGACCATTTCGGACGGGCGCGTGTCCTGCAGTGGGGGCTGGGCGGGTTTGCCCTCACCTCGGTCCTCTGCGGGGCAGCATGGACCGGTGAAATGCTGGTGGTCAGCCGCGGTCTTCAGGGAGTGGCCGGAGCACTCTTGGTGCCCAGTTCGCTCGCCCTGATCGTCAGCCACTTCGACAGCGGCGCCCAGGGGGCGGCCATCGGCAAATGGTCGGCGTGGACCAGCGCCGCCGCCATCGTGGCCCCCTTGATCGGCGGCGTATCAGTGGACCTGCTCTCGTGGCGGGTCATCTTCTTCGTCAACGTCCTGCCGGCGGCGGTCATCTGGCCCGTGCTGGCCAGGCTGCGCAAGGCCGACGCCGTCCCGGGCCCGGCCGGCAGCATCGATGTTGCCGGGGCGCTCCTGGCCGTCATCGCGCTTGGCGGACCAGTGTACGCGCTGATCGAGCAGGGGACTGCGGGCTGGGGCAGTCCGCAGGTCTGGCTGCCGCTGGCGGCGGGCCTCGCGGCCACGGTGCTGTTCCTCATCCATGAATCCCGGACGGCCGCGCCGCTCCTGCCCCTGGGCATGTTCACGGTCCGGAACTTCGGCTGGGGCAACATCGCCACCGCCGCGATCTACGGCGGCTTTTCCCTCGGGTTCTTTGTGCTGGGTATCTATATCCAGCAGGTCGGCGGCATGAAGGCGACCACCGCCGGCCTGGCACTGCTGCCCTCGACGGTGATCCTGATGCTGCTGGCATCGTTCTTTGGCGGCCTGGCCGGCAAGTACGGGCCGCGGTGGTTCATGACCGCCGGTCCGGTGCTGTGTGCGGCCGGATTCCTGCTGACGCTGTCCGTTGGCGGCCCCCTGAATTACTGGACCCAGGTCCTGCCCGGGCAGGTGGTCTTTGGCCTCGGCCTATCCATGACGGTGGCACCCCTGACGGCGGCCATCCTGGGATCAGTCCTTGAGAAGCAGGCCGGGGTGGGGTCAGCGGTCAACAATGCTGTTTCGAGGATCGCAGGCCTGGTCTGCATCGCCTTTGCGGGCTTCATCGTCGGTCCCGATCTGACGACGCCGGGCCTGCACCGCGCGCTGCTGGCCACCGCGGCGCTGCTGTTGCTGGGTGCCGCCTGCTCCGCCGTCGGAATCCGCAACCCGGTGCCCGCTAGCCGCCGTTGA
- the smpB gene encoding SsrA-binding protein SmpB — MPKESGRKVVATNRKARHDYHVMDTYEAGIALMGTEVKSLREGHASMVDGFCTFYNDELWMEGIHIPEYNQGSWTNHAARRRRKLLLHREELIKISHKIRESGFTIVPLQLYFVDGRAKVEIGIARGKKDYDKRQTLREQQDKREALRVMRERNRR; from the coding sequence GTGCCCAAAGAAAGTGGCCGAAAAGTCGTGGCCACCAACCGGAAGGCCCGGCACGACTACCACGTCATGGACACCTACGAGGCCGGCATCGCTCTCATGGGGACCGAGGTCAAGTCCCTCCGCGAAGGCCACGCTTCCATGGTCGACGGGTTCTGCACGTTCTATAACGACGAACTCTGGATGGAGGGCATCCACATCCCTGAGTACAACCAGGGAAGCTGGACCAACCACGCAGCACGCCGGCGGCGGAAACTCCTGCTGCACCGCGAGGAACTCATCAAGATCTCGCACAAAATCCGCGAATCCGGCTTCACCATTGTGCCACTGCAGCTGTACTTCGTGGACGGCCGCGCCAAGGTGGAAATCGGCATCGCGCGGGGTAAGAAGGATTACGACAAGCGCCAGACTCTGCGCGAGCAGCAGGACAAGCGCGAGGCCCTCCGCGTCATGCGGGAACGCAACCGGCGCTAG
- a CDS encoding M23 family metallopeptidase: protein MTSSGRPVRRSPGGRQRRVLSAAVALVLAASLGASAPAAFAGDLEDQQAALKAEAARVQQSLEFVDAKISKAVGDLVIYRGQLPAAQQALLEAQGRVASAVKEVEALAARVDLAQQNKAKITQQLDADKQKIASTKKLIGQIATQAYKSGGVPSDLTLFFGSNNTGSLTDTMDMADQALRSQNSAMDKLTQQNATNVNSQARLQAVEAEIRDLKAKADAALAKEKAARDEAADKKAKVDKLIADTTRLNNELEAARPGIQKKLAGVKARQDAVAAEIKERDRRLREAWLAEQRRIAAAAAAAAKAKGEQPPPYVPPVTGPPSAFGLRHPFPGSVPITSGFGWRATPPGTIDFYGAGGYMHTGIDFGAACGTPVYAAAAGEVFSAGWADDGGGNNVKISHGVVQGNSLTTIYYHNTSVVVSPGQQVSQGQLIAYSGTTGNSTGCHSHFETWLNGEAVDPMRLL from the coding sequence ATGACCAGTTCCGGCAGGCCCGTGCGACGAAGCCCGGGCGGGCGCCAGCGCAGGGTTCTTAGTGCCGCCGTGGCACTGGTGCTGGCCGCGAGCCTGGGGGCGTCGGCTCCTGCCGCCTTTGCAGGCGACCTTGAAGACCAGCAGGCCGCCCTGAAAGCCGAAGCTGCCCGCGTCCAGCAGTCGCTCGAATTCGTCGACGCAAAGATTTCCAAAGCTGTCGGCGACCTGGTGATCTACCGGGGCCAGCTTCCGGCCGCGCAGCAGGCGCTGCTCGAGGCCCAGGGTCGGGTGGCCAGCGCCGTCAAGGAAGTGGAGGCCCTCGCTGCCAGGGTGGATCTGGCCCAGCAGAACAAGGCCAAGATCACCCAGCAGCTGGATGCAGACAAGCAGAAGATCGCCAGCACGAAGAAGCTGATCGGCCAGATCGCGACGCAGGCGTACAAGTCCGGCGGCGTTCCGTCTGACCTCACCCTGTTCTTCGGTTCCAACAACACGGGCAGCCTCACCGACACGATGGACATGGCCGACCAGGCATTGCGCAGCCAGAACTCCGCAATGGACAAGCTCACGCAGCAGAACGCCACCAACGTAAACTCGCAAGCACGCCTGCAGGCGGTCGAAGCCGAGATCAGGGACCTGAAGGCCAAGGCCGATGCGGCGCTGGCCAAAGAGAAGGCCGCCCGCGACGAGGCCGCCGACAAGAAGGCCAAGGTGGACAAGCTCATCGCCGACACCACCCGCCTGAACAACGAACTCGAGGCGGCCAGGCCCGGAATCCAGAAGAAGCTGGCTGGCGTCAAGGCACGCCAGGACGCCGTCGCCGCCGAAATCAAAGAGCGTGACCGCAGGCTGCGCGAGGCGTGGCTCGCCGAACAGCGGCGGATCGCCGCCGCTGCCGCCGCGGCGGCGAAGGCCAAGGGGGAGCAGCCCCCGCCTTACGTGCCGCCCGTGACCGGCCCGCCGTCGGCCTTTGGCCTCCGCCACCCGTTCCCCGGCAGCGTACCCATCACCTCCGGTTTTGGATGGCGGGCGACGCCGCCCGGCACCATCGATTTCTACGGTGCCGGCGGCTACATGCACACGGGCATTGACTTCGGTGCCGCTTGCGGCACCCCGGTCTACGCGGCGGCGGCCGGTGAAGTGTTCTCAGCCGGCTGGGCGGACGACGGCGGCGGAAACAACGTTAAGATCTCGCACGGCGTGGTCCAGGGCAACTCGCTGACGACGATCTACTACCACAACACCAGTGTGGTGGTCTCGCCCGGCCAGCAGGTCAGCCAGGGCCAGCTCATCGCATACTCGGGCACCACAGGAAACTCCACCGGCTGCCACTCCCACTTTGAGACCTGGCTGAACGGTGAAGCTGTCGACCCGATGCGCCTGCTCTGA
- the ftsE gene encoding cell division ATP-binding protein FtsE, whose translation MIRFENVTKVYDQKARPALDSVSLEIDRGEFAFLVGASGSGKSTFLRLVLKEDRATSGTVHVAGQNVANISSWRVPRLRRGIGVVFQDFRLLPQKNVFANVAFAMQVIGKSRSVIRDTVPEVLKTVGLEGKEKRMPHELSGGEQQRVAIARAVVNRPGILLADEPTGNLDPTTSMGIMGVLDKINQNGTTVVMATHDDDIVNEMRKRVVELKNGKVIRDEARALYTSMMPVVGQSRRLRDASGRDEAADSGGQAAREQAAGEQAAREQAREGRL comes from the coding sequence AATTGACCGTGGTGAATTCGCCTTCCTCGTCGGCGCGTCGGGATCCGGCAAGTCCACGTTCCTGCGCCTGGTCCTCAAGGAAGACCGCGCCACCTCCGGGACGGTCCACGTGGCCGGCCAGAACGTCGCCAACATTTCCAGCTGGCGCGTGCCCCGCCTCCGCCGCGGAATCGGCGTGGTGTTCCAGGACTTCCGCCTGCTGCCGCAGAAGAACGTCTTCGCCAATGTCGCCTTCGCCATGCAGGTCATCGGCAAGAGCCGCAGCGTCATCCGCGATACAGTCCCTGAGGTGCTCAAGACCGTAGGCCTGGAGGGCAAAGAGAAGCGCATGCCGCACGAGCTCTCCGGCGGTGAGCAGCAGCGCGTGGCCATTGCCCGCGCCGTAGTCAACCGCCCCGGCATTCTGCTGGCCGACGAGCCCACCGGCAACCTGGACCCCACGACGTCCATGGGCATCATGGGCGTCCTGGACAAGATCAACCAGAATGGCACCACAGTGGTCATGGCCACCCACGACGACGACATCGTCAATGAGATGCGCAAGCGCGTCGTGGAACTCAAGAACGGCAAAGTCATCCGCGACGAAGCCCGTGCCCTCTACACGTCGATGATGCCTGTGGTCGGCCAGTCCCGAAGGCTCAGGGACGCCAGCGGACGCGATGAGGCCGCGGACTCCGGCGGCCAGGCTGCCCGCGAACAGGCGGCCGGCGAACAGGCAGCGCGCGAGCAGGCAAGGGAGGGCCGGCTGTGA
- the ftsX gene encoding permease-like cell division protein FtsX — protein MRLQFILGEIGGGLRRNLSMVVSVILVTFVSLTFVGAAGMLQLQINQMKGYWYDKVQVAIFLCGEGSTAAGCASGPVTAEQQDNVRTLLESPAVAQYVNDFQFESKDDAYKHFKEQFSNSPIVDSVTPDQLPASFRINMKDPEKYQIISETFSSQPGVETVIDQRQVLERLFSVMNAASLVAVIIAGVMTVCAILLIATTIRLSAFSRRRETGIMRLVGASKTVIQLPFILEGVIAAVIGAALASGTLWAVAHFFLGEYLSKQYPDTAFISPAQTLLLAPALVGLGVVLAGTSSLLTLRRYLRV, from the coding sequence GTGAGGCTCCAGTTCATCCTCGGCGAGATCGGCGGCGGCCTGCGACGCAACCTGTCGATGGTCGTCTCCGTCATCCTGGTGACCTTCGTGTCCCTGACCTTCGTGGGCGCCGCCGGTATGCTCCAGCTCCAGATCAACCAGATGAAAGGCTACTGGTACGACAAGGTCCAGGTGGCCATCTTCCTGTGCGGGGAAGGGTCGACGGCGGCCGGCTGCGCCTCGGGACCGGTGACGGCGGAACAGCAGGACAACGTGCGGACCCTGCTGGAATCGCCGGCGGTGGCCCAGTACGTCAATGATTTCCAGTTCGAATCCAAGGACGACGCCTACAAGCACTTCAAGGAGCAGTTCTCGAACTCTCCGATCGTGGATTCAGTCACTCCGGACCAGCTTCCCGCCTCATTCCGGATCAACATGAAGGACCCGGAAAAGTACCAGATCATCAGCGAGACGTTCTCCTCGCAGCCGGGCGTCGAAACTGTCATCGACCAGCGGCAGGTCCTGGAGCGGCTCTTCTCCGTGATGAACGCGGCGTCCCTCGTCGCAGTCATCATCGCCGGCGTAATGACGGTGTGCGCCATCCTGCTCATCGCCACCACAATCCGGCTTTCGGCGTTCAGCCGGCGGCGGGAGACCGGCATCATGCGGCTCGTGGGCGCGTCAAAGACAGTGATCCAGCTGCCCTTCATCCTGGAGGGCGTGATTGCCGCGGTGATCGGGGCCGCCCTCGCGTCCGGAACACTGTGGGCCGTGGCCCACTTCTTCCTGGGCGAGTACCTGTCCAAGCAGTATCCGGATACGGCGTTCATCTCGCCGGCGCAGACGCTGCTCCTCGCCCCGGCGCTCGTCGGGCTGGGTGTTGTCCTGGCGGGTACTTCATCTCTGCTCACGCTGCGCCGATACTTGAGGGTGTAG